Proteins encoded by one window of Microtus pennsylvanicus isolate mMicPen1 chromosome 18, mMicPen1.hap1, whole genome shotgun sequence:
- the Tyr gene encoding tyrosinase isoform X2, whose translation MFLAVLFCLCWSFQISSGHFPRACASSRNLMAKECCPPWTGDGSPCGQLSGRGSCQDVVLSNAPSGPQFPFKGVDDRESWPSVFYNRTCQCSDNFMGFNCGNCKFGFGGPNCTEKRLLIRRNIYDLSVPEKNKFLAYLTLAKHTISPAYVIPTGTYEQMNNGSTPMFSDINIYDLFVWMHYYVSRDTLLGGSEVWRDIDFAHEAPGFLPWHRLFLLRWEREIQELTGDENFTIPYWDWRDAENCNICTDEFLGGRHPENPNLLSPASFFSSWQIICSRPEEYNSQQALCDGTPEGPLLRNPGNHDQAKTPRLPSSADVEFCLSLTQYETGSMDKTANFSFRNTLEVFLNNGSEDTVLC comes from the exons ATGttcctggctgttttgttttgcctttgctGGAGTTTCCAGATCTCTTCTGGCCACTTCCCTAGAGCTTGTGCCTCCTCAAGAAACTTGATGGCAAAAGAATGCTGTCCGCCATGGACGGGTGATGGGAGTCCCTGCGGTCAGCTTTCAGGCAGAGGTTCCTGCCAGGATGTCGTTCTGTCCAATGCACCCTCTGGACCTCAATTCCCCTTCAAAGGGGTGGATGACCGTGAGTCCTGGCCCTCTGTCTTTTATAATAGGACCTGCCAGTGCTCTGACAACTTCATGGGATTCAACTGCGGAAACTGTAAGTTTGGGTTTGGGGGCCCAAATTGCACAGAGAAGCGACTCTTAATCAGAAGAAACATCTATGATCTGAGTGTCCCAGAAAAGAATAAGTTCCTTGCTTACTTAACTTTAGCAAAGCATACTATCAGCCCAGCCTATGTCATCCCCACAGGCACGTATGAGCAAATGAACAATGGCTCAACACCCATGTTTAGTGATATCAACATCTATGACCTCTTTGTATGGATGCATTACTATGTGTCAAGAGACACCCTGCTAGGAGGCTCTGAAGTCTGGAGGGACATTGATTTTGCCCACGAAGCACCAGGTTTTCTGCCTTGGCACAGACTTTTCTTGCTACGGTGGGAACGAGAAATACAGGAGCTAACAGGGGATGAGAACTTCACCATTCCATACTGGGACTGGCGCGATGCAGAAAACTGTAACATTTGCACTGATGAGTTCTTGGGAGGTCGCCACCCTGAAAACCCTAATCTACTCAGCCCAGCATCGTTCTTCTCCTCCTGGCAG ATCATCTGTAGCAGACCAGAAGAGTATAATAGCCAACAGGCTTTATGTGACGGGACACCTGAGGGACCACTGCTACGCAACCCTGGAAACCATGACCAAGCCAAAACCCCGAGACTTCCGTCTTCAGCAGATGTGGAATTTTGTCTGAGTTTGACCCAGTATGAAACTGGCTCCATGGATAAAACTGCCAATTTcagctttagaaacacactggaaG